The following are encoded together in the bacterium genome:
- a CDS encoding substrate-binding domain-containing protein — MQSKVLSLVLSCSLLVSSATLVAQSATADSSIPVYTPTVTNEGLVTSIGSDSMGTLLTSWVSSYQKVQPKIQIQVSSRGSASAPAALLEGTADIGPMTRPLKENESKNFMLKYGFEPTQINTAFAAAYVTVNASSPYTTISFTDLEKMFSAKPQRSTTATDNQFVAVVLNADAPAVQFFKQQVLLQQDWNKKVKFVTSAADFEASLKASPRAVGISDTRGLNLVGMKTLPVSKSASDQAIKADADTIFSLSYPLARSMSIYFVKTPGEKIDASTKDFMSYVLSSQGQEIVVAQGLIPLTADRVATERAKLE; from the coding sequence ATGCAGTCAAAAGTTTTATCACTCGTTCTTAGTTGCAGTTTGTTAGTGTCCTCGGCGACTTTAGTTGCGCAGTCCGCAACTGCCGATAGTTCGATCCCAGTTTATACTCCGACAGTTACCAATGAGGGTTTGGTTACTTCAATTGGGTCAGATTCAATGGGCACGCTTTTGACTTCTTGGGTATCAAGTTACCAAAAAGTTCAGCCTAAGATTCAAATTCAAGTTTCAAGTCGAGGTTCGGCTTCTGCTCCAGCTGCTTTACTCGAAGGTACAGCCGACATCGGTCCGATGACCCGCCCACTTAAAGAGAACGAAAGTAAAAATTTTATGCTTAAGTATGGATTTGAGCCTACACAAATCAACACAGCATTTGCCGCTGCTTATGTCACTGTTAATGCAAGTTCGCCTTACACAACCATCAGCTTTACTGATTTGGAGAAGATGTTTTCAGCTAAGCCACAACGCAGTACTACCGCAACCGACAATCAGTTTGTCGCCGTAGTGTTGAATGCTGATGCTCCTGCAGTGCAATTTTTCAAGCAACAAGTTTTACTCCAGCAAGATTGGAACAAAAAAGTTAAGTTCGTAACATCAGCGGCTGATTTTGAAGCAAGCTTAAAAGCTAGCCCACGCGCAGTTGGAATTTCTGATACGCGTGGTTTAAATCTTGTTGGAATGAAGACTCTGCCAGTTTCAAAGTCGGCTAGCGACCAGGCAATCAAAGCAGATGCAGATACAATCTTCAGCTTAAGCTATCCACTTGCTCGCTCCATGAGCATCTATTTCGTAAAGACTCCTGGTGAGAAAATTGATGCTTCTACTAAAGATTTCATGAGTTACGTGCTAAGCTCCCAGGGGCAGGAAATTGTCGTAGCACAAGGGCTTATCCCCTTAACAGCAGATCGGGTTGCAACAGAACGTGCTAAGCTTGAATAG